A single window of uncultured Methanospirillum sp. DNA harbors:
- the dmpI gene encoding 4-oxalocrotonate tautomerase DmpI — protein MPVISVEIAPLTTELKEELIRSLTETAAAITKIHEESFVVMVKEYPADAIGVGGTPLSKRR, from the coding sequence ATGCCAGTGATCTCGGTCGAAATTGCACCACTTACAACCGAACTGAAAGAAGAACTGATCAGATCGCTCACTGAAACAGCTGCAGCGATCACAAAGATACATGAAGAGAGTTTTGTCGTAATGGTGAAAGAATACCCGGCCGATGCTATCGGTGTGGGAGGGACTCCCCTCTCAAAACGGCGATAA
- a CDS encoding flavodoxin family protein, with the protein MVSVPIFIGSPRKGNTLILAQEAEKALYSKGISTEVIMLNDLSIAGCQACYACKQEVTNECPLQDDMQRIYKLINGADGAIVATPIYFGGVTAQTKLWLDRLFPYLTMDLGSLLPRKIPLTCIYTQNQPDASYFTGAMNAFEFALGLIGFSTKNRVIGVDLDTGNKPMATEYPELMRQAWQAGIDLIP; encoded by the coding sequence ATGGTTTCTGTCCCCATTTTTATCGGGAGCCCTCGTAAGGGGAACACCCTCATTCTTGCACAGGAGGCAGAGAAAGCACTCTACAGCAAGGGAATATCAACCGAAGTTATCATGCTTAATGATCTCTCTATCGCCGGGTGCCAGGCCTGTTATGCCTGCAAACAGGAGGTTACCAATGAATGCCCACTCCAGGATGATATGCAGCGGATCTACAAGCTCATCAATGGTGCTGACGGTGCCATCGTGGCAACACCGATCTACTTCGGTGGTGTTACTGCTCAAACCAAACTCTGGCTCGATCGTCTCTTCCCGTACCTGACAATGGATCTTGGCAGCCTTCTGCCACGGAAGATCCCGCTCACCTGTATCTATACACAGAACCAGCCTGATGCCTCCTACTTTACCGGTGCCATGAATGCCTTTGAATTTGCCCTCGGTCTGATCGGTTTCTCAACAAAAAACCGGGTTATCGGCGTCGACCTGGATACCGGTAATAAGCCGATGGCTACCGAGTATCCTGAACTCATGAGACAGGCCTGGCAGGCAGGTATCGATCTGATCCCCTGA
- a CDS encoding helix-turn-helix domain-containing protein, with protein sequence MNQKENEYHCPVEAALVVIGGKWKALIIWQLKSGTLRFTEIMERLPMVTPRMMTKQLRELEEDAVITRTIYPEVPPRVEYALTPLGSSVVPVLESLCAWGAEYLTSHGCPIPKKNCKSQVRVDEPEEQDPVQDDP encoded by the coding sequence ATGAATCAGAAAGAAAATGAGTACCACTGCCCTGTTGAAGCTGCCCTTGTGGTAATTGGTGGAAAATGGAAGGCACTTATCATTTGGCAACTTAAATCAGGAACGTTACGTTTTACAGAGATTATGGAGCGTCTCCCTATGGTCACCCCAAGAATGATGACCAAGCAGCTTCGGGAACTTGAAGAGGATGCTGTGATCACCAGGACCATATATCCTGAAGTCCCTCCACGCGTTGAATATGCCCTGACTCCTCTTGGGAGTTCAGTGGTGCCAGTCCTTGAATCACTCTGTGCCTGGGGTGCAGAATATCTTACCAGCCACGGGTGCCCAATCCCGAAGAAGAACTGCAAAAGTCAGGTACGTGTGGACGAACCTGAAGAGCAGGATCCAGTTCAGGACGACCCCTGA
- a CDS encoding nitroreductase family protein → MTNILINSESCSGCAICAGVCAYGILDIGSDGKILVKPGTEEFCGRCGLCEAICPEGAITVSYENAGPVPDFSGDRIPTSGEMARLITTRRSIRDYRKDLVPKETFEQIFDIIRYAPTGMNGQSVQWLVIYDPDEVATLVAKVIEWAREIISTHPEEVLAPILPIFVSAYEHGLDKICHSAPHVVIAHSPAENPIGFVDAMIAMTHLDLIAPTFGLGTCWAGIVQGALRSSTEIRKSIGIPDGHVPHYAMMVGYPKYRFRRVPKRNTVKVTWK, encoded by the coding sequence ATGACAAATATTCTGATTAATTCTGAATCCTGCTCCGGATGTGCTATCTGTGCCGGCGTATGTGCCTACGGTATCCTCGACATCGGGTCAGACGGAAAGATACTAGTTAAACCAGGAACTGAAGAGTTCTGCGGCAGATGTGGTCTGTGTGAGGCAATCTGCCCTGAAGGGGCGATCACGGTGTCGTATGAAAATGCAGGGCCGGTTCCTGATTTCTCCGGTGATCGGATCCCGACCTCCGGAGAGATGGCACGGCTCATCACAACCCGTAGATCAATCCGCGATTACCGGAAGGACCTGGTCCCAAAAGAGACATTTGAACAGATATTTGATATCATCAGGTATGCTCCGACCGGGATGAATGGTCAGTCTGTACAGTGGCTGGTCATATATGATCCTGATGAAGTTGCAACATTGGTTGCAAAAGTGATCGAGTGGGCCCGCGAGATTATCAGTACACATCCGGAAGAAGTTCTCGCACCGATCCTGCCTATCTTTGTCAGTGCGTATGAACATGGGCTTGACAAAATTTGTCATAGTGCCCCGCACGTGGTTATCGCACACAGCCCGGCAGAAAATCCCATCGGATTCGTTGATGCCATGATCGCTATGACACACCTTGATCTCATCGCACCAACATTCGGACTTGGCACATGCTGGGCTGGAATTGTACAGGGAGCTCTCAGGTCATCTACCGAGATCAGGAAGAGCATCGGTATCCCGGACGGGCATGTCCCGCATTATGCTATGATGGTGGGATATCCAAAGTACAGGTTCAGAAGAGTACCAAAGCGCAATACTGTGAAGGTAACCTGGAAATAA